A single region of the Bacillota bacterium genome encodes:
- a CDS encoding flavin reductase family protein, with amino-acid sequence MTRLSLKPATSLYPQPAVMVTAGDFEAAKNIITLAWVGVACSDPPMVTIGVRPERFTYRMIKDGGEFVINIPSAGLVRAVDICGNTSGKTTDKFKLTGLTAIKAQKVKAPAIAECPVNLECEVRGFHHLGSHDLFIGEVVNITADDAVLDQHGHLDLGKIDPLAYGGGDYWSLGRRLGVYGFSKKS; translated from the coding sequence ATGACCAGGCTGAGCCTCAAGCCGGCCACGTCGCTCTATCCGCAGCCGGCGGTGATGGTCACCGCCGGTGATTTCGAAGCGGCCAAGAACATCATCACCCTGGCCTGGGTGGGGGTCGCCTGTTCAGATCCGCCGATGGTGACCATCGGGGTCCGCCCGGAGCGATTCACCTACCGGATGATCAAGGACGGTGGGGAATTCGTCATCAACATCCCCAGCGCCGGTCTGGTCAGGGCGGTGGACATCTGCGGAAACACCTCGGGCAAGACGACCGACAAATTCAAGCTGACCGGACTCACCGCCATCAAGGCCCAGAAGGTCAAGGCGCCGGCCATCGCCGAGTGCCCGGTCAACCTCGAATGCGAGGTCCGCGGGTTCCATCACCTGGGTTCCCACGACCTCTTCATCGGGGAGGTCGTCAACATCACCGCCGACGACGCGGTCCTTGACCAGCACGGGCATCTGGACCTCGGCAAGATCGATCCGCTCGCCTACGGCGGGGGTGATTACTGGTCGCTCGGGCGACGGCTGGGAGTATACGGCTTCAGCAAGAAATCCTGA